The proteins below are encoded in one region of Rhinolophus sinicus isolate RSC01 linkage group LG07, ASM3656204v1, whole genome shotgun sequence:
- the WIZ gene encoding protein Wiz isoform X11 encodes MAEVAFLTGSPIPASAKPSPVPPPPPIGSAVVANFDPGTFSLMRCDFCGAGFDTRAGLSSHARAHLRDFGITNWELTVSPINILQELLATSAAERPPSPLGREPGGPPGGYLTSRRARLPLTVPFPPTWAEDPGPAYGDAQSLTTCEVCGACFETRKGLSSHARSHLRQLGVAESESSGAPIDLLYELVKQKGLPDTPLGLPPGLTKKSSSPKEVVAGAPRQSLLTLAKPLDTPGVNKAIKSPPGFSAKGLAHPPSSPLLKKAPLALAGSPTPKNPEDKSPQLSLSPRPASPKAQWPQSEDEGPLNLTSGPEPARDIRCEFCGEFFENRKGLSSHARSHLRQMGVTEWYVNGSPIDTLREILKRRTQSRPSGPPNPPGPSPKALAKVIGSGGPGSSLEARSPADLHLSPLAKKLPPPPGSPLGHSPTASPPPTARKMFPGLTTPSLTKKLKPEQMRVEIKREMLPGALHGEPHPSEGPWVAPREDMTPLNLSSRAEPVRDIRCEFCGEFFENRKGLSSHARSHLRQMGVTEWSVNGSPIDTLREILKKKSKPCLIKKEPPAGDLAPALAEDGPPTAAPGPVQPLLPLVPMAGRPGKPGAGPAQVPRELSLAPITGAKPSATSYLGSVAAKRPLQEDRLLPAEVKAKTFIQTELPFKAKTLHEKTSHSSTEACCELCGLYFENRKALASHARAHLRQFGVTEWCVNGSPIETLSEWIKHRPQKVGAYRSYIQGGRPFTKKFRSAGHGRDSDKRPPLGLAPGGLAVVGRSAGGEPGPEAGRAADSGERPLAASPPGTVKAEEHQRQNINKFERRQARPADASAARGGEEAGDLQQKLEEARQPPPRVRPVPSLVPRPPQTSLVKFVGNIYTLKCRFCEVEFQGPLSIQEEWVRHLQRHILEMNFSKADPPPEEPQAPPAQTTVAEAP; translated from the exons ACGGGCAGCCCCATCCCGGCCTCAGCGAAGCCCTCCCCCGTGCCACCTCCGCCACCCATCGGATCAGCAGTTG TGGCTAACTTCGACCCTGGCACCTTCAGCCTGATGCGCTGTGACTTCTGCGGGGCTGGCTTTGACACGAGGGCCGGCCTCTCCAGCCATGCCCGGGCCCATCTGCGTGACTTTGGCATCACCAACTGGGAGCTCACCGTCTCGCCCATCAACATCCTGCAGGAGCTGCTGGCCACCTCAGCTGCCGAGAGGCCCCCCAGCCCCCTTGGCCGTGAGCCTGGGGGGCCCCCTGGTGGCTATCTGACCTCCCGCAGGGCCCGCTTACCTCTCACAGTGCCCTTCCCACCCACCTGGGCTGAGGACCCTGGGCCAGCCTACGGAGATG CCCAGAGCCTGACCACCTGCGAGGTCTGCGGTGCCTGCTTTGAGACACGCAAGGGCCTGTCCAGCCACGCACGCTCCCACCTGCGGCAGCTGGGTGTGGCCGAGTCCGAGAGCAGTGGTGCCCCCATCGACCTCCTCTACGAGCTCGTGAAGCAGAAGGGCCTGCCTGACACACCCCTCGGGCTGCCCCCGGGCCTGACTAAGAAGTCCAGCTCTCCAAAGGAAGTGGTTGCTGGGGCTCCCCGGCAGAGCCTGCTGACTCTGGCCAAGCCCCTGGACACCCCAGGTGTCAACAAGGCCATCAAGTCGCCTCCTGGCTTCTCAGCCAAGGGCCTGGCCCACCCACCCAGCTCCCCACTCCTCAAGAAGGCACCGCTGGCCCTGGCGGGCTCCCCTACCCCCAAGAATCCTGAGGACAAGAGCCCCCAGCTGTCCCTGAGCCCCCGGCCAGCCTCCCCAAAGGCACAGTGGCCTCAGTCTGAGGACGAGGGGCCCCTGAACCTCA CTTCTGGCCCAGAGCCAGCTCGCGATATCCGCTGTGAGTTCTGTGGCGAGTTCTTCGAGAACCGCAAGGGCCTGTCCAGCCATGCACGCTCGCACCTGCGGCAGATGGGGGTGACTGAGTGGTACGTCAACGGCTCACCCATCGACACGCTGAGGGAGATCCTCAAGAGACGGACCCAGTCCCGGCCCAGTGGACCCCCCAACCCGCCGGGACCCAGCCCGAAAGCCCTGGCCAAGGTGATAGGCAGCGGAGGTCCAGGCAGCTCACTGGAAGCCCGCAGCCCTGCGGACCTTCACCTCTCACCCCTGGCCAAGAAGTTGCCACCGCCACCAGGCAGCCCCCTGGGCCACTCACCAactgcctctcctcctcccacgGCCCGAAAGATGTTCCCGGGCCTCACCACACCCTCCCTGACCAAGAAGCTGAAGCCTGAACAAATGCGGGTGGAAATCAAGCGTGAGATGCTGCCAGGGGCCCTTCACGGGGAGCCGCACCCATCCGAGGGTCCCTGGGTAGCACCGCGGGAAGATATGACTCCCCTGAACTTGT CATCCCGGGCAGAGCCAGTGCGTGACATCCGCTGTGAGTTCTGCGGCGAGTTCTTCGAGAACCGCAAGGGCCTGTCCAGCCATGCACGCTCGCACCTGCGGCAGATGGGGGTGACTGAGTGGTCCGTCAACGGCTCACCCATCGACACGCTGCGGGAGATCCTTAAGAAGAAGTCCAAGCCGTGCCTCATCAAGAAGGAGCCACCGGCCGGAGACCTGGCCCCTGCGTTGGCTGAGGATGGGCCCCCCACAGCGGCTCCTGGGCCTGTGCAGCCCCTTTTGCCGCTGGTACCCATGGCTGGCCGGCCAGGCAAACCAGGAGCTGGGCCGGCCCAGGTACCCCGCGAGCTCAGCCTGGCACCCATCACCGGTGCCAAGCCCTCAGCCACCAGCTACCTGGGCTCAGTGGCAGCCAAGCGGCCCCTGCAGGAGGACCGCCTCCTCCCTGCAGAGGTCAAGGCCAAGACCTTCATCCAGACTGAACTGCCCTTCAAAGCAAAGACCCTCCACGAGAAGACCTCCCACTCCT CCACCGAGGCCTGCTGTGAGCTGTGTGGCCTTTACTTCGAAAACCGCAAGGCTCTGGCCAGCCACGCACGGGCGCACCTGCGACAGTTCGGCGTGACCGAGTGGTGTGTGAATGGGTCACCCATTGAGACGCTGAGCGAGTGGATTAAGCACCGGCCCCAGAAGGTGGGCGCCTACCGCAGCTACATCCAGGGCGGCCGCCCCTTCACCAAGAAGTTCCGCAGTGCCGGCCATGGCCGCGATAGCGACAAGCGGCCgcccctggggctggcacccggGGGCCTGGCCGTGGTGGGCCGCAGTGCTGGGGGTGAGCCGGGGCCCGAGGCTGGCCGGGCAGCTGACAGTGGTGAGCGGCCTCTGGCAGCCAGCCCGCCGGGTACTGTGAAAGCTGAGGAGCACCAGCGGCAGAACATCAACA AATTTGAGCGCCGACAAGCCCGCCCTGCAGATGCTTCTGCGGCCAGGGGAGGCGAGGAGGCCGGTGACTTGCagcagaagctggaggaggcacGGCAGCCCCCACCCCGGGTCCGGCCGGTCCCCTCCCTGGTGCCCCGGCCGCCCCAGACGTCATTGGTCAAGTTCGTGGGCAACATCTATACCCTCAAGTGCAG GTTCTGTGAGGTAGAATTCCAGGGGCCCCTCTCCATCCAAGAGGAGTGGGTGCGGCACTTACAGCGGCACATCCTAGAGATGAATTTCTCCAAAGCGGACCCCCCGCCCGAGGAGCCCCAGGCCCCACCGGCACAGACAACGGTGGCAGAGGCGCCCTAA
- the WIZ gene encoding protein Wiz isoform X5, giving the protein MDGPLAGGLATPDRPRGPERLPGPAPREDIEGGAEAAEGDGGIFRSTHYLSVTKESSRDILDGRGGISVANFDPGTFSLMRCDFCGAGFDTRAGLSSHARAHLRDFGITNWELTVSPINILQELLATSAAERPPSPLGREPGGPPGGYLTSRRARLPLTVPFPPTWAEDPGPAYGDGLGSEENAMVAMDLGSPPLPKKSLPLPGPLEQVANRLSSKVAAEVPHGSKQELPDLKAQSLTTCEVCGACFETRKGLSSHARSHLRQLGVAESESSGAPIDLLYELVKQKGLPDTPLGLPPGLTKKSSSPKEVVAGAPRQSLLTLAKPLDTPGVNKAIKSPPGFSAKGLAHPPSSPLLKKAPLALAGSPTPKNPEDKSPQLSLSPRPASPKAQWPQSEDEGPLNLTLDSDGGRELDCQLCGAWFETRKGLSSHARAHLRHLGVSDPDAKGSPIDVLHGLIRRVGVQNRLPPGRGVLAQLGRPPPTSTALSLLPPPPPAKKAKLKAAGAASPWGKQDLSAAAAAGIFWASDVEPSPLNLSSGPEPARDIRCEFCGEFFENRKGLSSHARSHLRQMGVTEWYVNGSPIDTLREILKRRTQSRPSGPPNPPGPSPKALAKVIGSGGPGSSLEARSPADLHLSPLAKKLPPPPGSPLGHSPTASPPPTARKMFPGLTTPSLTKKLKPEQMRVEIKREMLPGALHGEPHPSEGPWVAPREDMTPLNLSSRAEPVRDIRCEFCGEFFENRKGLSSHARSHLRQMGVTEWSVNGSPIDTLREILKKKSKPCLIKKEPPAGDLAPALAEDGPPTAAPGPVQPLLPLVPMAGRPGKPGAGPAQVPRELSLAPITGAKPSATSYLGSVAAKRPLQEDRLLPAEVKAKTFIQTELPFKAKTLHEKTSHSSTEACCELCGLYFENRKALASHARAHLRQFGVTEWCVNGSPIETLSEWIKHRPQKVGAYRSYIQGGRPFTKKFRSAGHGRDSDKRPPLGLAPGGLAVVGRSAGGEPGPEAGRAADSGERPLAASPPGTVKAEEHQRQNINKFERRQARPADASAARGGEEAGDLQQKLEEARQPPPRVRPVPSLVPRPPQTSLVKFVGNIYTLKCRFCEVEFQGPLSIQEEWVRHLQRHILEMNFSKADPPPEEPQAPPAQTTVAEAP; this is encoded by the exons TGGCTAACTTCGACCCTGGCACCTTCAGCCTGATGCGCTGTGACTTCTGCGGGGCTGGCTTTGACACGAGGGCCGGCCTCTCCAGCCATGCCCGGGCCCATCTGCGTGACTTTGGCATCACCAACTGGGAGCTCACCGTCTCGCCCATCAACATCCTGCAGGAGCTGCTGGCCACCTCAGCTGCCGAGAGGCCCCCCAGCCCCCTTGGCCGTGAGCCTGGGGGGCCCCCTGGTGGCTATCTGACCTCCCGCAGGGCCCGCTTACCTCTCACAGTGCCCTTCCCACCCACCTGGGCTGAGGACCCTGGGCCAGCCTACGGAGATG GCCTGGGTTCTGAGGAAAACGCCATGGTGGCCATGGACTTGGGCTCCCCCCCGCTCCCCAAGAAGAGCCTGCCTCTCCCAGGGCCCCTGGAGCAGGTGGCCAATCGGCTGAGCAGCAAAGTGGCTGCAGAGGTTCCTCATGGCAGCAAGCAAGAGCTGCCGGACCTCAAGG CCCAGAGCCTGACCACCTGCGAGGTCTGCGGTGCCTGCTTTGAGACACGCAAGGGCCTGTCCAGCCACGCACGCTCCCACCTGCGGCAGCTGGGTGTGGCCGAGTCCGAGAGCAGTGGTGCCCCCATCGACCTCCTCTACGAGCTCGTGAAGCAGAAGGGCCTGCCTGACACACCCCTCGGGCTGCCCCCGGGCCTGACTAAGAAGTCCAGCTCTCCAAAGGAAGTGGTTGCTGGGGCTCCCCGGCAGAGCCTGCTGACTCTGGCCAAGCCCCTGGACACCCCAGGTGTCAACAAGGCCATCAAGTCGCCTCCTGGCTTCTCAGCCAAGGGCCTGGCCCACCCACCCAGCTCCCCACTCCTCAAGAAGGCACCGCTGGCCCTGGCGGGCTCCCCTACCCCCAAGAATCCTGAGGACAAGAGCCCCCAGCTGTCCCTGAGCCCCCGGCCAGCCTCCCCAAAGGCACAGTGGCCTCAGTCTGAGGACGAGGGGCCCCTGAACCTCA CTTTAGATAGTGACGGGGGCAGAGAGCTGGACTGCCAGCTGTGCGGTGCCTGGTTTGAGACCCGCAAGGGCCTGTCCAGCCACGCCCGCGCCCACCTACGCCACCTGGGCGTCAGCGACCCGGACGCCAAGGGATCCCCCATAGACGTGCTCCACGGGCTCATCAGGAGGGTCGGCGTCCAGAATCGCCTCCCACCGGGGCGCGGCGTGCTGGCCCAGCTGGGGCggcctcctcccacctccacgGCCCTCTCCTTGCTCCCCCCCCCACCGCCGGCCAAGAAGGCCAAGCTGAAGGCCGCGGGTGCGGCCAGCCCCTGGGGGAAGCAGGACCTCTCGGCCGCCGCAGCCGCCGGCATTTTCTGGGCCTCTGATGTGGAGCCGTCTCCTCTCAACCTCT CTTCTGGCCCAGAGCCAGCTCGCGATATCCGCTGTGAGTTCTGTGGCGAGTTCTTCGAGAACCGCAAGGGCCTGTCCAGCCATGCACGCTCGCACCTGCGGCAGATGGGGGTGACTGAGTGGTACGTCAACGGCTCACCCATCGACACGCTGAGGGAGATCCTCAAGAGACGGACCCAGTCCCGGCCCAGTGGACCCCCCAACCCGCCGGGACCCAGCCCGAAAGCCCTGGCCAAGGTGATAGGCAGCGGAGGTCCAGGCAGCTCACTGGAAGCCCGCAGCCCTGCGGACCTTCACCTCTCACCCCTGGCCAAGAAGTTGCCACCGCCACCAGGCAGCCCCCTGGGCCACTCACCAactgcctctcctcctcccacgGCCCGAAAGATGTTCCCGGGCCTCACCACACCCTCCCTGACCAAGAAGCTGAAGCCTGAACAAATGCGGGTGGAAATCAAGCGTGAGATGCTGCCAGGGGCCCTTCACGGGGAGCCGCACCCATCCGAGGGTCCCTGGGTAGCACCGCGGGAAGATATGACTCCCCTGAACTTGT CATCCCGGGCAGAGCCAGTGCGTGACATCCGCTGTGAGTTCTGCGGCGAGTTCTTCGAGAACCGCAAGGGCCTGTCCAGCCATGCACGCTCGCACCTGCGGCAGATGGGGGTGACTGAGTGGTCCGTCAACGGCTCACCCATCGACACGCTGCGGGAGATCCTTAAGAAGAAGTCCAAGCCGTGCCTCATCAAGAAGGAGCCACCGGCCGGAGACCTGGCCCCTGCGTTGGCTGAGGATGGGCCCCCCACAGCGGCTCCTGGGCCTGTGCAGCCCCTTTTGCCGCTGGTACCCATGGCTGGCCGGCCAGGCAAACCAGGAGCTGGGCCGGCCCAGGTACCCCGCGAGCTCAGCCTGGCACCCATCACCGGTGCCAAGCCCTCAGCCACCAGCTACCTGGGCTCAGTGGCAGCCAAGCGGCCCCTGCAGGAGGACCGCCTCCTCCCTGCAGAGGTCAAGGCCAAGACCTTCATCCAGACTGAACTGCCCTTCAAAGCAAAGACCCTCCACGAGAAGACCTCCCACTCCT CCACCGAGGCCTGCTGTGAGCTGTGTGGCCTTTACTTCGAAAACCGCAAGGCTCTGGCCAGCCACGCACGGGCGCACCTGCGACAGTTCGGCGTGACCGAGTGGTGTGTGAATGGGTCACCCATTGAGACGCTGAGCGAGTGGATTAAGCACCGGCCCCAGAAGGTGGGCGCCTACCGCAGCTACATCCAGGGCGGCCGCCCCTTCACCAAGAAGTTCCGCAGTGCCGGCCATGGCCGCGATAGCGACAAGCGGCCgcccctggggctggcacccggGGGCCTGGCCGTGGTGGGCCGCAGTGCTGGGGGTGAGCCGGGGCCCGAGGCTGGCCGGGCAGCTGACAGTGGTGAGCGGCCTCTGGCAGCCAGCCCGCCGGGTACTGTGAAAGCTGAGGAGCACCAGCGGCAGAACATCAACA AATTTGAGCGCCGACAAGCCCGCCCTGCAGATGCTTCTGCGGCCAGGGGAGGCGAGGAGGCCGGTGACTTGCagcagaagctggaggaggcacGGCAGCCCCCACCCCGGGTCCGGCCGGTCCCCTCCCTGGTGCCCCGGCCGCCCCAGACGTCATTGGTCAAGTTCGTGGGCAACATCTATACCCTCAAGTGCAG GTTCTGTGAGGTAGAATTCCAGGGGCCCCTCTCCATCCAAGAGGAGTGGGTGCGGCACTTACAGCGGCACATCCTAGAGATGAATTTCTCCAAAGCGGACCCCCCGCCCGAGGAGCCCCAGGCCCCACCGGCACAGACAACGGTGGCAGAGGCGCCCTAA
- the WIZ gene encoding protein Wiz isoform X10: MDGPLAGGLATPDRPRGPERLPGPAPREDIEGGAEAAEGDGGIFRSTHYLSVTKESSRDILDGRGGISVANFDPGTFSLMRCDFCGAGFDTRAGLSSHARAHLRDFGITNWELTVSPINILQELLATSAAERPPSPLGREPGGPPGGYLTSRRARLPLTVPFPPTWAEDPGPAYGDAQSLTTCEVCGACFETRKGLSSHARSHLRQLGVAESESSGAPIDLLYELVKQKGLPDTPLGLPPGLTKKSSSPKEVVAGAPRQSLLTLAKPLDTPGVNKAIKSPPGFSAKGLAHPPSSPLLKKAPLALAGSPTPKNPEDKSPQLSLSPRPASPKAQWPQSEDEGPLNLTSGPEPARDIRCEFCGEFFENRKGLSSHARSHLRQMGVTEWYVNGSPIDTLREILKRRTQSRPSGPPNPPGPSPKALAKVIGSGGPGSSLEARSPADLHLSPLAKKLPPPPGSPLGHSPTASPPPTARKMFPGLTTPSLTKKLKPEQMRVEIKREMLPGALHGEPHPSEGPWVAPREDMTPLNLSSRAEPVRDIRCEFCGEFFENRKGLSSHARSHLRQMGVTEWSVNGSPIDTLREILKKKSKPCLIKKEPPAGDLAPALAEDGPPTAAPGPVQPLLPLVPMAGRPGKPGAGPAQVPRELSLAPITGAKPSATSYLGSVAAKRPLQEDRLLPAEVKAKTFIQTELPFKAKTLHEKTSHSSTEACCELCGLYFENRKALASHARAHLRQFGVTEWCVNGSPIETLSEWIKHRPQKVGAYRSYIQGGRPFTKKFRSAGHGRDSDKRPPLGLAPGGLAVVGRSAGGEPGPEAGRAADSGERPLAASPPGTVKAEEHQRQNINKFERRQARPADASAARGGEEAGDLQQKLEEARQPPPRVRPVPSLVPRPPQTSLVKFVGNIYTLKCRFCEVEFQGPLSIQEEWVRHLQRHILEMNFSKADPPPEEPQAPPAQTTVAEAP, encoded by the exons TGGCTAACTTCGACCCTGGCACCTTCAGCCTGATGCGCTGTGACTTCTGCGGGGCTGGCTTTGACACGAGGGCCGGCCTCTCCAGCCATGCCCGGGCCCATCTGCGTGACTTTGGCATCACCAACTGGGAGCTCACCGTCTCGCCCATCAACATCCTGCAGGAGCTGCTGGCCACCTCAGCTGCCGAGAGGCCCCCCAGCCCCCTTGGCCGTGAGCCTGGGGGGCCCCCTGGTGGCTATCTGACCTCCCGCAGGGCCCGCTTACCTCTCACAGTGCCCTTCCCACCCACCTGGGCTGAGGACCCTGGGCCAGCCTACGGAGATG CCCAGAGCCTGACCACCTGCGAGGTCTGCGGTGCCTGCTTTGAGACACGCAAGGGCCTGTCCAGCCACGCACGCTCCCACCTGCGGCAGCTGGGTGTGGCCGAGTCCGAGAGCAGTGGTGCCCCCATCGACCTCCTCTACGAGCTCGTGAAGCAGAAGGGCCTGCCTGACACACCCCTCGGGCTGCCCCCGGGCCTGACTAAGAAGTCCAGCTCTCCAAAGGAAGTGGTTGCTGGGGCTCCCCGGCAGAGCCTGCTGACTCTGGCCAAGCCCCTGGACACCCCAGGTGTCAACAAGGCCATCAAGTCGCCTCCTGGCTTCTCAGCCAAGGGCCTGGCCCACCCACCCAGCTCCCCACTCCTCAAGAAGGCACCGCTGGCCCTGGCGGGCTCCCCTACCCCCAAGAATCCTGAGGACAAGAGCCCCCAGCTGTCCCTGAGCCCCCGGCCAGCCTCCCCAAAGGCACAGTGGCCTCAGTCTGAGGACGAGGGGCCCCTGAACCTCA CTTCTGGCCCAGAGCCAGCTCGCGATATCCGCTGTGAGTTCTGTGGCGAGTTCTTCGAGAACCGCAAGGGCCTGTCCAGCCATGCACGCTCGCACCTGCGGCAGATGGGGGTGACTGAGTGGTACGTCAACGGCTCACCCATCGACACGCTGAGGGAGATCCTCAAGAGACGGACCCAGTCCCGGCCCAGTGGACCCCCCAACCCGCCGGGACCCAGCCCGAAAGCCCTGGCCAAGGTGATAGGCAGCGGAGGTCCAGGCAGCTCACTGGAAGCCCGCAGCCCTGCGGACCTTCACCTCTCACCCCTGGCCAAGAAGTTGCCACCGCCACCAGGCAGCCCCCTGGGCCACTCACCAactgcctctcctcctcccacgGCCCGAAAGATGTTCCCGGGCCTCACCACACCCTCCCTGACCAAGAAGCTGAAGCCTGAACAAATGCGGGTGGAAATCAAGCGTGAGATGCTGCCAGGGGCCCTTCACGGGGAGCCGCACCCATCCGAGGGTCCCTGGGTAGCACCGCGGGAAGATATGACTCCCCTGAACTTGT CATCCCGGGCAGAGCCAGTGCGTGACATCCGCTGTGAGTTCTGCGGCGAGTTCTTCGAGAACCGCAAGGGCCTGTCCAGCCATGCACGCTCGCACCTGCGGCAGATGGGGGTGACTGAGTGGTCCGTCAACGGCTCACCCATCGACACGCTGCGGGAGATCCTTAAGAAGAAGTCCAAGCCGTGCCTCATCAAGAAGGAGCCACCGGCCGGAGACCTGGCCCCTGCGTTGGCTGAGGATGGGCCCCCCACAGCGGCTCCTGGGCCTGTGCAGCCCCTTTTGCCGCTGGTACCCATGGCTGGCCGGCCAGGCAAACCAGGAGCTGGGCCGGCCCAGGTACCCCGCGAGCTCAGCCTGGCACCCATCACCGGTGCCAAGCCCTCAGCCACCAGCTACCTGGGCTCAGTGGCAGCCAAGCGGCCCCTGCAGGAGGACCGCCTCCTCCCTGCAGAGGTCAAGGCCAAGACCTTCATCCAGACTGAACTGCCCTTCAAAGCAAAGACCCTCCACGAGAAGACCTCCCACTCCT CCACCGAGGCCTGCTGTGAGCTGTGTGGCCTTTACTTCGAAAACCGCAAGGCTCTGGCCAGCCACGCACGGGCGCACCTGCGACAGTTCGGCGTGACCGAGTGGTGTGTGAATGGGTCACCCATTGAGACGCTGAGCGAGTGGATTAAGCACCGGCCCCAGAAGGTGGGCGCCTACCGCAGCTACATCCAGGGCGGCCGCCCCTTCACCAAGAAGTTCCGCAGTGCCGGCCATGGCCGCGATAGCGACAAGCGGCCgcccctggggctggcacccggGGGCCTGGCCGTGGTGGGCCGCAGTGCTGGGGGTGAGCCGGGGCCCGAGGCTGGCCGGGCAGCTGACAGTGGTGAGCGGCCTCTGGCAGCCAGCCCGCCGGGTACTGTGAAAGCTGAGGAGCACCAGCGGCAGAACATCAACA AATTTGAGCGCCGACAAGCCCGCCCTGCAGATGCTTCTGCGGCCAGGGGAGGCGAGGAGGCCGGTGACTTGCagcagaagctggaggaggcacGGCAGCCCCCACCCCGGGTCCGGCCGGTCCCCTCCCTGGTGCCCCGGCCGCCCCAGACGTCATTGGTCAAGTTCGTGGGCAACATCTATACCCTCAAGTGCAG GTTCTGTGAGGTAGAATTCCAGGGGCCCCTCTCCATCCAAGAGGAGTGGGTGCGGCACTTACAGCGGCACATCCTAGAGATGAATTTCTCCAAAGCGGACCCCCCGCCCGAGGAGCCCCAGGCCCCACCGGCACAGACAACGGTGGCAGAGGCGCCCTAA